A region from the Toxotes jaculatrix isolate fToxJac2 chromosome 2, fToxJac2.pri, whole genome shotgun sequence genome encodes:
- the LOC121187491 gene encoding 6-phosphofructo-2-kinase/fructose-2,6-bisphosphatase 2-like produces the protein MAARQQKPAPASDGSGEARRTDFRATEKKCSWASYMTNSPTVIVMIGLPARGKTYMAKKLTRYLNWIGVPTKVFNLGVYRREAVKSYKSYDFFRHDNKEAMEIRKQCALVALEDVKTYLSEEGGQIAVFDATNTTRERRELILNFAKDNAYKVFFVESICDDPDVIATNILDVKVSSPDYPERNRESVMEDFLKRIECYKVTYQPLDPDEHDKNLSFIQVINVGRRFLVNRVQDYIQSKIVYYLMNIHVHSHSIYLCRHGESHHNVEGRIGGDAELSERGRQFAAALKGFVEEHRLSDLKLWTSQLRRTIQTAEELGVPYEQWKILNEIDAGVCEEMTYKAIEETYPEEFAMRDQDKYHYRYPGGESYQDLVQRLEPVIMELERQGNVLVICHQAVMRCLLAYFLDKGADDLPYLKCPLHTVLKLTPVAYGCKVDMFDLKVEAVNTHRDRPLNKVQTDAAPGFHRRNSFTPLSSQDQIHQIKRPRLYSMGDPLQVRMSQAPTLPSMQFSEASEGAELLQSEDSLNGFSAADTDTDDCVRS, from the exons ATGGCTGCCAGGCAGCAGAAACCTGCGCCTGCTTCCGACGGCTCGGGGGAGGCCAGAAGGACAGACTTCAGGGCTACTGAGAAAAAGTGCT CTTGGGCCTCCTACATGACCAACTCTCCAACTGTGATAGTGATGATTGGGTTGCCCGCTAGGGGGAAAACCTACATGGCCAAAAAGCTGACACGCTACCTCAACTGGATCGGAGTGCCAACTAAGG TGTTTAACCTTGGAGTTTATAGGAGAGAAGCAGTGAAGTCATACAAGtcctatgacttttttaggcatgATAACAAAGAAGCAATGGAAATTAGAAA ACAGTGCGCTCTGGTGGCACTGGAGGATGTCAAGACATATCTGAGTGAGGAGGGAGGCCAGATTGCT GTTTTTGATGCCACCAACAccaccagagagaggagggaactCATCCTTAATTTTGCAAAAGACAATGCATACAAG GTGTTTTTTGTAGAATCAATATGTGACGATCCAGATGTCATCGCCACAAATATTCTG GATGTGAAGGTGTCCAGTCCAGATTACCctgagaggaacagagaaagtGTCATGGAGGACTTTCTGAAGAGAATAGAATGTTATAAAGTGACCTACCAACCTTTAGATCCGGACGAACACGACAA GAACTTGTCCTTCATCCAGGTCATAAATGTTGGCCGTCGTTTCTTGGTGAACAGGGTGCAGGACTACATCCAGAGCAAAATAGTCTATTACCTCATGAACATCCATGTGCACTCCCACTCCATCTACCTCTGTCGGCATGGAGAGAGCCATCACAATGTGGAGGGACGCATTGGGGGAGATGCTGAActgtcagagagaggaagacag tttgctgcagctctgaagGGATTTGTTGAAGAGCACCGTCTGTCAGACCTGAAACTTTGGACCAGCCAGCTGAGACGCACCATTCAGACAGCAGAGGAACTGGGAGTTCCCTACGAGCAGTGGAAGATCCTTAATGAAATAGATGCT ggagTTTGTGAAGAGATGACCTATAAGGCAATTGAGGAAACGTACCCAGAGGAGTTTGCCATGAGGGACCAGGACAAGTATCACTACCGTTACCCTGGAGGAGAG tcCTACCAGGACTTGGTTCAGCGGCTGGAGCCAGTTATCATGGAGCTGGAGCGACAGGGCAACGTTTTGGTCATCTGTCACCAGGCTGTGATGCGTTGTCTGCTCGCTTATTTCCTGGATAAAGGCGCAG ATGATCTACCCTACTTGAAGTGTCCCCTGCACACTGTCCTAAAACTCACCCCAGTGGCTTATG GTTGTAAAGTGGACATGTTTGACCTGAAGGTTGAGGCTGTCAACACTCACAGGGACAGACCATTG AATAAAGTCCAAACAGATGCTGCGCCAGGTTTCCACAGAAGGAACAGCTTCACTCCGCTGTCTAGCCAAGACCAGATTCACCAGATTAAACGGCCTCGTCTTTATAGCATGGGCGACCCTCTGCAGGTCCGCATGTCCCAGGCCCCCACTTTACCCAGCATGCAGTTCTCTGAGGCGTCAGAGGGGGCAGAGTTGCTACAAAGCGAG GACTCTCTGAACGGTTTCAgtgcagcagacacagacacagacgacTGTGTTCGAAGTTAA